The genomic DNA caaaaagtagaaacaactcaaaggtccaccagctgatgaatggataaatacaatGTGGTacgtccatacaatggaatactatttcgtcataaaaaggaataaagtacatCTTATAACATGaatgaactttaaaaacattacgttaagtgaaagaagccggacacaaaggccacatactatgtgatttcatttatctgaaacGTCCAGAATGGGAAAATCCTCAGGGATGGAAAATAGATAGTGGTTGGCAggggctgagagagaaaagaaataaggtGTTACAGACAGGTATGGGgttgttttttttggggggggtgatGGCAACATTCTGCAATTAGATAGAAgtggtggttgcacaactttTGGACTACACTAAACACCATTAAATTGTAACTTTAAATTCAATGCTTCCAGTTAAAAGCttgacagaattttttttattgaactagATAAAGTGATACCAAATTTCACAATTTCAAAGTTGTgaaaaacattttggaaataagACAAAGAGGAAGACTTGCTTTTGCCATATATTAAAGTTTATTATAAAGCTTTAGTACCTAAAATAGTGAGCTATCGGaacagagatagaaaaataaaccaaTGGAATAGACCAGGGACCCTGGTCTCATACATATTTTGACAATTGATATATATACAGTGACAGTTGGGAAGAAAGGACTATTCAATTAATGGAGTATTTGGTTTgccacatggggaaaaaaatgaatgtagattcttacctcacacacaaaaataagttccagatgaattaaagacctaaatatgaaaaacaaatgttaaatatgttagaaaaaaatagagaggaGATATCTCTGTTCTTGAGATAGGGAGCATGAGACatgaaaagaagaaatgataaaaCAAAGTATTGACTCCATTAAAACTTAAATGTTCTGTGTAACCAATGACCCCATAAACAAAGTTAAAAGATAAGAGACAGATTAGAGAAGATATCAGCAACATATCAGAATATATAAAAGATTCATATCAGAGCATACATACCAATAAGAAAAACAACCTAACTAAAAATTGTGCAAAGGATGTGAACAATTCAAAGAAGATGAAAtccaaacaaataaatatatggaaTGACCCCAAACAGTAAGCAAtcagagaaatagaaattaagagCAAAATGAGGCACTATTTCACATCTATCAGGTTGGCGAAAATTAAAAAGTCTGATGGTGAGGATGTTGGTAAATGCAGCTGGTGGGGGAATAAATCAGTACTAttctaaaaacatatttaaatatatataattttaatggcCAATCAAGAAATTAATGGAAGCAAGAAAAACGGACAAGATAGCCTTTTTGAGAAGCTTTGGGTGAAGGGGAAGAGACTGCAGTAGCGGGAGGGGAGGGTGTAGTGACTGAGGGGGGTTATgataatttgttctttttaatagACAGCACTAGAGTCTGTTTGCAGGCAGATGGGAATGAGCCTGTAGAGGAACTTCAAATTAGCATTCATATGGGGCAAAATCCTTGAGAAGGTGTAGCTTGGGCTGCAGAGCCCCAAAGGAGGATGCCGCAGCATTTGAGGCGAGAGGTGGCGGCTGTTGGAGTGGCGCGGGTGGGGTGAGGTGGAGGTGAATCTGTAGGTGTTCAGGAGGGCGACTCTTCTGGAAGTGATGCTAGCTGGATGCGTGCTTGGGTGGGTGACACTATAAAGAGGAGTGGGGTCCGATTAGAAGGCGAGACAATGATGGCGCTCTCCTGCCTGAGCGCCGTGGGCCGCGCTCCTGATGAACGTCTGATCTGCTCCCGAGAGGGTCCCAAGAGCCCGCCTTGTATGTGCACTAAGATTCAAGTGAATTCCTCCACCAGACCCACACTGCTTCAGCTACTGAGCCGTCAGCTTCCCGGGACGGGGCGCCTGGTTTTGCGGGTACCCTCGGCTAGGGGCCTCCCATCCTGGGGAGCCGGGAGGTCTCCCCTCGGAGACGCACGCTGCGCCGGCCTGGTCCTGCCTCTGTTGTTCAGGCGTCCTGCGATCTCCACGCGCGTCAGCTAACGTCCGTGGGCCTCCGGGGGCTACCCGACCGGGAGGGTAGCTGAGTGCAGGACCGTGCGGGTGGGGGCCCCCGGGGAGGCCGGGTTCGGATGCCCGTGCGACGCAAACACCCGGGAGTCCTCCTGCCGGCGCCCCGCGTCTAGCGCACCGGGGCCCCCAGGCCTAGATCCTGCCACCCCACCTCGCTCCTGACGCCCCATggccccctccccacacaccttcgcgcttttccttcctccctttacgGCTCCAAGTCTTCCCCCAGGGTCTGCGTCTGGCGCGCCGCCTCACCCACCCGGCCACCGCGGCAGATTCCGGACCCGTCGGGGGCGAGTGGGGAACCCGGGGCAGGGGCGCTCCCAGCAGCAGCGCGGCCCGCCTCGTTCCCCGCGGGGGTGACCAGCCCCTCCCCCGGTCTGTGCACCTGTCCCGGCGACAGTCGGTCGGTTCCGGGGCGCGAGCGCCGGTGAGGTTACCTGTGCGCGGGTCCGGCCGGAGGGGGGCGCTCGCGGGCGTCTTCCGCCTCTCGCGctccctgtcccccagccccGACACCCCTTCTCCCCCGCAGCCTCTAGGCGTCCTGCCGGCGCGGTGCCCGGGAGTCACTCCGCCCTCCTCCGCAGGAGCCAACCGGCGCGCCGAGGAGCCACGGACTCGGCTGCGAGCGCATAAAACCCCTCGGCCCAGCCGCCGCGGCCGCCTGTCGCCCCTGAAGCCAGGTGCGCGGGCTTGGCTGGAGCTTCCAGCCTGGCGGGCGGCGCCCACGTCCCGGCACGCGCCTCCAAGCAGGCTTAGGGACGTCCGCTACCCGCTTCCAGAAGTTTGGAGAAAGTGAATTTGGGGTGGATTGGGGGAGAGGTGGAGGCTGCCCAGGTTTTCTCTTCCAGAAGCCTCGCCCTGCACGGCCTCCTCCAATCCCCTCCTGCCAGGCCGCCTCCCTGaccccctcctcttctctcctaGGTGCCCCTTCCCCTCTCCGGCTGGCATCTCCTTCCTTATCTCATTTCCCCCGCTCCTGTCTACCCCGATCCTCCTAACCATCTCCACCCATTTTCAGCCTTCTCCCTGTCATCCCGCCCTGTTCTTTTTCTCCGTCCTAAACCTTTCCCTTTTCCACCCCATTTCATCCATCAAACCTCCCCACTTGCTCCCACACTCTCTCCCCAGccatctcccttcttcccttccctcccagcaATCCACCATGGACTCTGGGCCTCCCCGGGCTGCTCACCCCACCCCAGGGGACACCCTCTCTGCCCCCAACGCCACCACACCGTGGCTGGGCCGGGATGAGGAGCTTGCCAAGGTGGAGATTGGAGTCCTGGCCACTGTCCTGGTGCTGGCGACAGGGGGCAACCTGACTGTGCTGCTGACCCTGGGGCAGCCTGGCCGCAAGCGCTCGCGCATGCACCTGTTTGTCCTGCACCTGGCCCTGACTGACCTGGGCGTGGTGCTCTTCCAGGTGCTGCCCCAGCTGCTGTGGGACATCACCTACCGCTTCCAGGGCCCCGACCTCCTCTGCCGGACTGTCAAGTACCTACAGGGTCTCAGCATGTTCGCCTCCACCTACATGCTGCTGGCCATGACCCTGGACCGCTACCTGGCCGTTTGTCATCCCCTGCGCAGCCTTCAGCAGCCCAGCCAGGCCATCTACCCACTCATTGCCGCTCCCTGGCTGCTGGCCGCCATCTTCAGCCTCCCTCaagtcttcattttctcttttcggGAGGTGATCCAGGGTTCGGGGGTCCTAGACTGCTGGGCAGACTTCCGCTTCCCTTGGGGGCCCCGGGCCTACATCACCTGGACCACCCTGGCCATCTTCATCCTGCCTGTGGCCATGCTCACGGCCTGCTACAGCCTCATCTGCCATGAGATCTGTAAGAACCTAAAAGTCAAGACGCAGGCCTGGAGAGCCCAAGGAGTGCGCTGGAGGACGTGGGAGGGGCCCTCGTCCTTCGCCCTGGCCGCAGCCGCACGGGGGCTGCCATCCCGGGTCAGCAGCGTCAGCACCGTCTCTCGGGCCAGGATCCGAACCGTGAAGATGACCTTCGTCATCGTGCTGGCCTACATTGCCTGCTGGACACCGTTCTTCAGCGTCCAGATGTGGTCGGTGTGGGACGAGAACGCCCCCGACGAAGGCAagtgtgtgtctgtgggagggGCGCGtggaacagagcagggaagggagaACAGGAGAGTGAGGACAGGGTTCCAGTGCCTCCCAGGGCTGGGCCGGTAAGAAATGAATGAAGCAACTCAGAAAGATGGTCTCTGTCTCTGAGTCAAGGGGCAGCTGCAGTAACTCCCATCCAACCCACTCACTACCTTTTATGTGAAATTTTTGCATTTCAAAATTTGGATACTTAATATAAATGCTGAAAATTGCTATGTGGCCTTAAATAAAGTGTGACTGTTGGCAGGTTTGGCCAACCAAATCTAGATGGGCATTAGACTCACAGAATGACAGAATTGAAAGGGATTTTTCAAATGATCCCACCCAGGATGGCAGTTTGTAGCCCGCGAGCTGTGTCTCTTTACACTCCTTTCTCCTGCACTTGGACTTGACTTTGAAGTCTTCCTTAGGAACCACGTTCAGTTGATTAGCATGCGGGCACAGGACAACCCTGAAATTTCTAATTCAACTCCTTCATTTTGCTAATGAAGAAGCAGGGGCTCAGAGAGGAAATGTgacctgcccaaggccacacagctagggaGTAGCCGAGTGAAGAGCAGAACCCAAGCCTGCTgtctccttgtctttttcctcaaTCCTATACCCCACCCATAACCTTGGCTCTGAAAGAGGTGGGGAGCAGGATCTTCTTCCTGGGTGAGAAACACACTAGAACGCTGCACGAAGACTGTGTCCCTGTGGGCACTTGGGAGGCCTGGCGCTTGTCATTTTTCTGGAGTGAGGTAGACGGCAGCCTCCTGAGCTGTACACGCTGCCTACCAGGTGGTCCTCGGGTGTCTGTGGATGGGGGTGACAGCGCATTACATCATGTGTACAGCTCCAGGTACATAATGGACGCAGCATCTAACTGCCCCAGGGAGGCGCTGTGCACAGGTCCTCCGGAAGTTTCCTGAGCGTTCACTGACCAGCAGACCTACACAACCAGTTCACACCAGCTCTTGGCGAGTGGTCCCCCTTCTCTCGTACTTTTGTTTCCAATCTCATTTTGCTCCTCCTAGGACACACTCAAGCCAAAGGCTTTGCTTTTCAGGAGAGATGAAAGAAGGGGAAGGCTGTTCAGAAATTTAACACAGCTCTGCAAGAGAAGTGTGAAAACAATACCAAATTATTACAGTCCTATTGTATCCCCTCTTAACCACTTTTTGGGCCAAGAGGTTACTTGAAAGTTACCCTTTAAGCAATGAATGTGTTAATTCTAACCAAATGTAGCAACTGCCCTGCTCTAGTCAAGCATAGAATAGAAGGAAGGAGGGCTTCCTAGTGCCAAGCACATTCAGTCCTCTATTCCTGGACACGGACCTTCTCTACTTCACATCTGAGtaatctgaggcccagagaggtgaaacAACTGGTCCAAAGTGCCACTACGAGTAAGAGATGGAGACAAGATTCAAATCTAGGTCTTTATGGGCCAAGCTTTATCTACGTGGTAAAGCTTTAGCCTCTGGCTTTACTCGCAGCAACCACAGTTTAGCTGACGGCAGTGAGATACTCATTTGCTTCTTTAATGAGGAATGTGCAGGAAGATGAGGATCACACCCCTCAGCCCAGGGCAGGCTTCCCCGCTTGCCTGCTGTGCCCATGGTCCCAGGTAGCACATCCCTCACCCGTGTAGAGTGACTTACCGCTTACCAAGGCCTGTCTGAATGAACAAGGAGTGCAGGAACCAAATGTTATCTCACTGGGAAGTATGCGCTCTTGGAAAAATGGAAGCCCTCCGGGTCTCTTTGAGTTGGGTTGAGGTTCATTACCTAAACTTACTTTCCAGCAGACCCAGTTCTCTCTGTAACAGGCTGGCCTCCCGGCCTCTTGCCCCTGAGTTTTTGGCCAGAGTCCACCTTCTGCTTGCCCTGCCACCAACTGTCAGCTGAGTTCCTGCAGGACACAGGGCAGCCCGTGGCTGGGCACCGAGGATCTGCCCTCAAGGGCTGAGAGGACAAGCCTCTGCAGACCCAGGGAGCGTCTCCAGCCCCTGCACTGGCCTGGCTCCAACGGGCCCAAATCAGACAAGGTGTTTCCCCAGGGAAGGAACTTGGGGGACCCCTCAGTCCCTAGCCTAAACCAGGCACTAAAAACATACCCGTGGAGCAGATGGGGTGAATACTACCCCAGCGAAAGCCACTTCCCAAGTCCCTTGCAGCCCGCTGCTATTATGTTCTCTGGAGAGCAGGTTGGAACCTGGGCAAAAATAAAGAAGCTGTACATTTGATTAAGAAAAGAACGAATCAAACTTATTCAACAGACTATACATTAATTTTACCATCATGACATCGTATGGAACCCATAATCCACAAAATGAAGAGTTTTGgatttcttaaaaatgaatttaattacAAGTAGTAATGTGTGCTAGAGAATTATAATTATGAAAAGTCACATTCTGTAAGACTGAAATGAAGATTATATTTCAAAGACTTATTGCAGAGGAATTAAAGGACCCAGTTTATTAGttgtaaaaaagaagaaaaaatgaaggaagctGTGTTTCTTGTTGAGGCTGGCCCCTCCTCCACTTGCAGGtgctcctcccacccctgccctcgCCCTGTGCCCAAGACATGCCAATCCAGGCCTAGATACTCTCACTTCCCACCCTTGGTTCATGCTTCTCTCAAAcattctgaccctgtgtcttccCTTCTCTTGGGCTACAAGCAGCCACACTTGTGAGCGCACCTGGGAAAATGCACACAAGAAACCAGGTTATCTGAAGCTTTCAGGGTGATTTACAAAGTAGGTACTTGAGCTTTGCCTTTGAGTTTGCAGGGTGAAACTGTGGCGAGGTGCAGGATTGCTGCCTTAGAGTGGGAAGACCTAGGCTAAAGACTATCCCATAGCCCCGAGggttccttccagctctgacattGCGTTTAGTGATTCTGCAACTTCCACTGAAGAGCAAAGTAACTCAGTGTGCAACCCAGGCCATGGGTATCATTGCAAAGCACctgggaggaggctggggccATCCTGGAAGCTTTCCTGTTGGCAGGAAGAGTTTCACTGAGTATTTAGAAAGAATACTGTGTCTGGAAGGAATCTTATCAGAGATTACACTCTTAGGTTTTGGCTGCCCAAAGAAAAGTTCGTTTTGCCTGGCAGGATGGTGCATTCCCTGCCTATGATTTCTGCGGACACAAGTCCTGGTCGGGAATGGAATGCTTGGATGCTGTACCTAGTGGCTGTCCCTCGGCTGCAGCTGGAGAGGATGCCATGGTCCCTGCAGGGCAGTCAGGCTCCCCGATCACCCCACCAGGTCCACAGCCTTGGTCTGGCACAGTCAGTGCTGACATGCTCAACGGCTGAATGACAGAGTGTGAGGGACTGCCCCTGGGGGGCCAAAGAGGACAGAATCCAGAAGGCAATGTGCCCCCAATCTGTGACATAAATGGGGACAGGGTTGGAAGGGCCTGAACTTGGCCTACAACCACAGTTACTTTCCCTAtttcatagaaactgcctcaccCTGGGCCTACGTTCATTGGGGGATTCAAGGTCTAGGTTTTGGAACAAAGGCAGTGTCTCCTCCTGGCTGGCCCTGTCCCTGACTATGTTTACACCTCCAAAGTCAACATGGAGCAAACCTTAGCTGCTACCTCACCCTGTAGTTAcaacaagttaaaaaaaactcACTGAGGCAAGACTCTGCGGTCGGGAGTCCCAGGTTCCGGTCCCAGCTGTGCTCCTCTCTAATATAGAACCCCAAGTGCATCCTTTCCCCTcgctgggactcagtttcctcctctgtttgggggtgggtggggggcggaCTCTCTCCTGGGCCCCCTGGGGTGCTGTGATTCCAAAGCTCCTGCTTTTCTCCCTGCAGATTCCACCAACGTGGCTTTCACCATCTCCATGCTGCTGGGCAACCTTAGCAGCTGCTGCAACCCCTGGATCTACATGGGCTTCAACAGCCACCTGTGGCCGCGGCCGCTGCACCTCCTGGCCTGCTGCGGGGGGCCCGGGCGCAGGGTTCGCAGGCAGCTCTCCGACGGCAGCCTCTCCAGCCGCCGCGCCACGCTGCCCACCCGCTCCAGTGCTGTGCCCACCCtcaccctcagccccaccctcagTGGGAGGCCTGGGCGCGAAGAGCCGCTGAAGGTCTCAGAGCAGGTGGATGCGGAAGCCTTGGCCGAGACCGGCGTCTTTTAGGGAACCCTCCTTGGAGTCTGGCACTGCCTGCAGGGCCAGCGAGACATCTGCTCACCTCTGCAGACTGTAACAGCTGGGAAGGTCAGGGCTGCAGTTAGGGGAGCCCAGTTtgaggtggggtgagggggacAGCCATTCTGGGCTCCCAGCTGCCCTGGGGTCTGGGCTGCCCTCATTTGCTCTTAATCTAACAGGCTGGGTGTAGGGAGCCGAactttcccttccctctcctgtGTATTCACAGGCTCTCTGGGAACACACCCAGGTGGGTAGATGAGGTGCCCAGACCTGGAGCAGGTCTCAGATGGCATATCTGGGGGTCCACAGGTGGCAGGGACTCTGAGGCTTGGCTCTCTGATCCAGCCCGACCTGGCTGGCACACCCCAGCCTAACCAGAGCAGGGGAGTAGTGGAAACCATGAAGGGGGCCCTGTTCCCCTGTTTGgatcctggatttttttttttttttctggacaggGAAGTCTGTTTAGTGAAGAAAGCTGGATGGGTGAGGGGGCTTCACCTGCTATACCCATCTGTCTGCCGAAGGGACAGGTAACTGGCAAAGGTGCTGCCAGTGCTAGGATTTCTTCTCCCCAGACCATCTGCCTTTACAGGGTGGGTGGTGGGGCCGAAGTAGTGTGTGTCCTCGGTGGTATGACCCGCTGGGGTGAGTGTAAGGAGAAAGGGGAGCAAAGGAGCAGATGAAAATGGTCACAATCAAATTAAAAGCGGATGCCGCCGAGGCAGCAGGGGGTGCCTGCTCTCCCTTCCCCCTGCCAGGGATCCGGACTgtgccttcctctgggtctgcacGGAGGAGACAGCCTGTGGAAAGAGTGGCAGCACCTGGATTTCTCAGCACTCTTCAGAGCGTCCATGCGAATCAAATACACACTATGGTTTAGTTGGGAGCCAGGTTGGAAACTCTGCTCTGCATTCAGGGaactatgaccttgggcaagtttcctcccttctctgggcctcgaTCTCCTCACATGTTAGAAGAGAGCTGATC from Manis pentadactyla isolate mManPen7 chromosome 9, mManPen7.hap1, whole genome shotgun sequence includes the following:
- the AVPR1B gene encoding vasopressin V1b receptor, which gives rise to MDSGPPRAAHPTPGDTLSAPNATTPWLGRDEELAKVEIGVLATVLVLATGGNLTVLLTLGQPGRKRSRMHLFVLHLALTDLGVVLFQVLPQLLWDITYRFQGPDLLCRTVKYLQGLSMFASTYMLLAMTLDRYLAVCHPLRSLQQPSQAIYPLIAAPWLLAAIFSLPQVFIFSFREVIQGSGVLDCWADFRFPWGPRAYITWTTLAIFILPVAMLTACYSLICHEICKNLKVKTQAWRAQGVRWRTWEGPSSFALAAAARGLPSRVSSVSTVSRARIRTVKMTFVIVLAYIACWTPFFSVQMWSVWDENAPDEDSTNVAFTISMLLGNLSSCCNPWIYMGFNSHLWPRPLHLLACCGGPGRRVRRQLSDGSLSSRRATLPTRSSAVPTLTLSPTLSGRPGREEPLKVSEQVDAEALAETGVF